AACGGAGAACCTATCTTGTTGCGACGCGCGAAAATTGTGGCCACACTTGGCCCCGCAGTTTCGAGCCCCGAGGGCATTCGCGGAATTATCCAGGCTGGTGTGAACGTTACCCGTTTCAACATGAGCCACGGCGACCACGAAGTCCACTCCGCCAACTACCAACTTGTCCGTCAGGCGTCTGAGGACCTCGGTGTCCCGATCGCCGTCCTGTGCGACCTCCAGGGCCCCAAGATTCGGCTCGGCCGCTTCGAGGACGGCCCCTACGAGCTCGCCGACGGCGACATCTTCAAGATCACGACCGATGACATCATCGGCAACAAGGACATCGTCGGCACGACCTTCAAAGGCCTGCCCGCGGACGTCCGCCCCGGCGACCCGCTCCTCGTCGACGACGGTCGGGTAGCGCTCCGCGCCATCGAGGTGTCGGACACTACCGTCACCACGCGCGTCGAGGTGGGCGGGCCGGTCTCGAACAACAAGGGCATCAACCTTCCCGGCGTCGCGGTCAACGTTCCGGCGCTCAGCGAGAAGGATGAGGATGACCTGCGCTGGGCGATTCGCACCGGTGCCGACGTCATTGCGCTCTCGTTCGTGCGAAACGCGGAAGACATCCACCGCGTGCACGAGATCATGGACGAAGAAGGCGTTCGCCTTCCCGTAATCGCGAAGATCGAGAAGCCGCAGGCGGTCGACAACCTCGCGGAAATCGTGGATGCATTCGATGGCATCATGGTGGCCCGCGGCGACCTCGGCGTAGAGCTGCCGCTGGAGGCCGTGCCGATCGTGCAGAAGCGCGCGATCGAGCTCGCTCGCCGTCGGGCAAAGCCCGTCATCGTTGCGACGCAGATGCTTGAGTCAATGATCACGAGCCCGCGGCCGACCCGCGCCGAGGCATCCGACTGCGCGAACGCCGTGCTCGATGGCGCTGACGCACTCATGCTCTCGGGCGAGACGAGCGTGGGTCAGTACCCGATCGTCACCGTGGAGACGATGGCCCGCATCATTGAGGCCACCGAGGAACACGGCATCGAGCGGATCGCCCCGCTCGGGACGAAGCCCTTCACCCAGGGCGGCGTCATCACCCTGGCTGCGACCGAGGTCGGCGAGTTCCTCGGGGCCAAGTACTACTGCGTGTTCACCGAGTCGGGCGACTCCGTGCGCCGCATGTCGCGACTGCGTCCGAAGATCCCGATGCTCGGGTTCACCCCGCGCGAGTCGATTCGCCGGCGCATGAACCTGTACTGGGGCGTGCAGTCGATTCTCGTGGAGCGAGTGACGCACACGGATGAGATGTTCATCCAGGTTGATGAGCACCTGCTCGGAAGCGGCAAGGCCAAGCGTGGCGACAAGGTCGTGATCGTCGCTGGTACCCCGCCAGGGGTCCCAGGGTCCACGAACGACCTCCGCGTGCACCGTGTCGGCGACGCTATCGACGCCCTCGCGCCCGCCTACGAGGCGCGACACATGCGGAAGTAACACTTCGAGCATCCACCCGAAATGGCTCTGCCCGCAGCAATCGCTGCGGGCAGAGCCATTTTCCGTGCGGCACTGCTTCGCCGCGTCTAGAGCCTGCCCCGCTTCATGATGACCGCGAGGAACACGACGCCGCCGACGAGCTCAATGATGATCGAGACGACGCCCTGGGCGTAGAAGACGTGGTTCATGATGAAGTAGGCGCCGGTCAGGATCAGGAATCCGAGGCCGAACGCCATCGGGAACACGTATCGATGGTCGTAGGTATTGGCGAACTGATAGGCGAGCGTCGCCACGAGGAATCCGAGGAACGTCATCGGGCCAACCAGCGCGGTCGAAGTCGCCATCAGGATCGTGATGAGCACGAGCGAGCGGATCACGAGCGCCTTGTGGTTGATGCCGAGGCCCACGGCGATATCGTGTCCGAGCGCCACGATGTTGAGCTTGCGGGAGCTCATGTAGAGGAGCGCCCCCGCGACGATCACGAGCGGGATCGCGATCGGAAAGTAGGCCGGATCTGCGTTCTTTACCGAGCCGAACAGACGCGCGGTGAGCAGGTCGAACTCGCTGGGCGTCAGCAGTCGCTGCATGAACGTCGAGATCGACCCGAGGCCGCCGCCGACGATGATGCCTACGAGCAACATGATCTGCATATTGCCGAAGCGGCCGGACAGCAGCCACCCGTAGAGGATGCTTGCGAGCAGGACCATGACGGCCAAGAGCACGAGGAACCTCGGGATGCCGGTGAACGCCACGAGACCGGCCACACCGAAGAGGTAGAGCGCGCCGGTGTTGATCGCGGTGTAGAGCGACTCGAAGCCGAGCAGCGAGGGCGTGATGATGCGGTTATTGGTGATCGTCTGGAACGCCACGGTGGCGGTGGCATGACAGAACGCCACGATCGCCATCGCGATGACGCTCGTGAACCTTCGCTCCGCGATCAGCCAGAACTCGCGCGTGCCGAACGGCATCGGGTTGTCCCAGGCGAGCAGGAGAATCGCGAACGCGAGGGACACGACGACGATGATGGCCATCGTGACCCAGTAGCCGCGCTTGGCCCGAGCATCCTTAAACGGCCCGCGCAGGAGCGCCAGGTTGCCTGCGTTCGGGGCTGGGGTGGTACTCGTCTTAGCCATATCGACGCTGCCTCAGGATCAGAAGGATGAACACGACCGCTCCGAGGATGCCGAGGATGAGCGACACGGGGATCTCGAAGGGCATGATGATGACGCGGCCGATGATGTCGCACACGGTGACAATGCCGATGCCGAGGAGACATACCCAGGGCAGGTTGCTGCGCAGGTTGTCGCCGCGGAACATCGAGATGATGTTCGGGACGATGAGCCCGAGGAATGGCAGGTTGCCGACGATGACGGTCACGACACCCGTCGCGATCGCGACAAGGCCGGTGCCGATCAGGATTATGCGGTTGTAGTTGATGCCGACGTTGGTGGCGACATCCTCGCCGAGCCCTGCGACGGTGAGTCGGTCCGCGAGGATGAAGACCACGAGGACGACGACGGCAACGATCCAGAGGGCCTCGTACTGGCCGCGAATCGCGGACGTGAAGCTGCCCGCAAACCAGATGCCGAGGTTCTGGAGGAGATCGGTCTGCAGCGCGATGAACGTCGAGACCGAGCTGACCACCGCGCCGAGCATGATGCCGACGATCGGCACGATGAGAGATGAGCGAAGCGACACCCGGCGAAGGAACGCAAAGAAGATCATCGTGCCGACGAAGGCGAACACGATGGCGCCCACGGTGCGCGCGAGGAGACTCGGTGCGGGCACGAGGATCATGACCGTGAGGAGGCCAAGGCCGGCCCACTCGGTCGTTCCGGTCGTGGTCGGTTCGACGAACTTGTTCTGCGTGAGGAGCTGCATCACGAGCCCACACATCGACATCGCTGCACCGGCAAGGACGAGCGCAATCGTCCGGGGAATGCGCGTGATGAAGAACATTTCCGCACCGTCCTCCTGCCCGACGACGTCATAGACGCCCACGAAGAGTGAGAGGACGAGCAGCGCCAGCACGACAATCGTGCCGATCAGGAGTTTCCAGTCGAAGAGCCGCTCACGCGCGGCCCTCGGCGGGGATTTTTTGTTGAGGACTGATGTCATAACACCGTTACGGGTAGGGGAGGCGCGCAGGAAGTGGTGGGTTTCGGACCAAGTCCAAGACCCACCACTTCAGCGCGTGAATTGAGGCGAAATTACTTTGCCGCCTCGAATGCGTCGGCCATGCCGTTGTAGATCTCAGTGTAGGTCTGGATCGACTCGTTCGTGTAAGTGTCGGAAGGAACGTAGTAGATGTGGCCGTCCTGGACCGCGGTCACATTCGCGAGTGCGTCGGAGTTCGCGATGACCTCTTCAGCGGGCTGGTAGCCGTCTTCCTGGACGGTGAGTCCCGCATCGCGGTCGAGAACGAGGATCCAATCGGGGTTGGATGCGGCGATCGCCTCGACCGAGATGTCGTCGCCCTGGTGGTCGCTCGAGCTGTCGGACACCTCGAGCGCGGGGGTGAAGTCGAAGATGCTGTAGAGCGGGCCGAAGGTGCGGCCGGAGCCCGGCGCCGAATAGCCGATCTCCCCGCCCGAGACGATGACCGACATGACGGTCTGCGCGGGGTCATAGGCTGCCGTCACGCGGTCGCGCGCAGCCTGGAAGTCGGCGACGAGCTGTTCGGCCTCGGTCTGCTTCCCGAAGATCTCACCGAGGGCGAGCGTCTGGCGCTCGAGTTCGGCGCCGAAGTCCTCGCCCTCGCGCGGCTCGAGATCGATGATCGTCGCGTCGGGAACGAGCTTCGCGATCTCCTCGTCGTGCTCGGTGAAGCGCTGACCGCTGATGATGAGGTCAGGCTGGGCGGCGACGATGAGTTCCAGGTTCGGCTCGCGGTGGTTCCCGATGTTGGCGATGTTCTCATCCGAGGAGTAGGGGACCGTCGTCGGCATGATGTCGAGGGGGGCTGCTGCTACCTCGATGCCCCAGCTGCTCAGGGTCTCAAAGGTGCGGTTGTCGAGGGCGACCACCGTCCCAACGGGGGTCTGGATCTCGTGGCTGCCCGTGTTGTCCCCGATCGTGACGGAACCCGCGGCTTCGGTGCTCGCGGTGTCAGCGGTGGAGGCGCCGGATGCGGAGCAGCCGGCGAGGGCAAGGGCGGAAACTGCGGCGAGAGCGAGAAGCCGGAACTTGGGAGACTTCATGGCGCCTTTCTGTAGGGCGGGTCGACCAGCGGATGCCGTGGTCGGGTTGATTAGGTAAACCTAACCTTAGTGCAAACTTGGCGTGCGGTGGGCATCGCATGCGAAACTGGAGTGTGTATGCCGCACTCGGCGGCGGGGCAGGCGCTCGTGAGGGCGCGCCGAACGAAATTCTGGATGGCCGGCTTGGCTATCAGCGTTGGAGGCAATTTCTCGTGATCACAGTCGAATCGGTGGCAAAGCGGTACGGCGATTCGGTCGTCGTAGACGACGTCTCGCTTGAGATCCCCGCCGGTGGTATCACGTCGATCATTGGGCCCAACGGAGCAGGCAAGTCCACGCTGCTGTCGATTGTGAGCCGCCTTGAGCCGATGAGCGCGGGCGTTGTGACCGTGGATGGCATGGATGTGTCGACTACGAAATCCCCGATCCTGGCAAAGCGACTCGCGATTCTTCGGCAAGAGAACCACCTCACCGTGCGACTTTCGGTGCGCGACCTCGTGGCGTTCGGACGCTTCCCGCATAGTCAGGGTCGGCTAACTAAAGACGACGTCGAGTTCGTCGACAAGGCCCTCGACTACATGGGCCTCACGGAGCTGCAGGATCGGTACATTGATGAGCTTTCCGGCGGCCAGCGGCAGCGCGCGTACGTGGCCATGGTCATCTGTCAGGACACCGACTACGTATTGCTCGACGAGCCGCTAAACAATCTCGACATGAAGCACTCCGTGAACATGATGCAACACCTACGGCGCATCGCGACCGAGCTCGGCAAGACGATCCTGTTCGTTGTGCACGACATCAACTTCGCGTCGGTGTATTCGGACCGAATGATCGCGATGCGTGATGGTCGCGTGATTGTGCAGGGCACGCCCGAGGAGGTCATGGACTCGCGGAAGCTCGCGGCGATCTATGACATGTACATTCCGATTCACGAGATCGAGGGGGAGCGGCTCGGTATTTACTACTGGTCGCCGGCTCTGCCGACCGCGGCGAAGCTGCCCGCGGACTACCGCACGGAGGTGCAGGTGCACGTCTCGCCCGATCATCCGGGCGAAGAGGCCGTCCCGAAGACGGTCGCGGAACTCAGCGAGTGAACCGCGCAGCTCATTGAGTGAACTGCGTAGCGGTTCGTATCGAACTGAGCGGAGGCCTATCGATACGGGCCTTTGGCCCTACTCAAGGACCTCAAGCAAGTGTGCCGGCTGTGGGACTCGAACCCACACGCCCTCTCGGACAACGCATTTTGAGTGCGTCGCGTCTACCATTCCGCCAAGCCGGCAAGCTTTCGAGGATTACAGTACAGTAATCTTCTATCGTGACTGAAAACGAATCATCTACTGCTCCCCGTCGGGTCGTCGTTGCTGAAGACGAGTCCCTGATCCGCATCGACATTGTCGAGACCCTCCGTGACAACGGTTTTGAGGTTGTCGGCGAGGCGGGCGACGGCGAAACCGCTGTCGCGCTCGCTCGCGAGCTGCGACCGGATCTGGTGGTGATGGACGTCAAGATGCCGAAGCTCGATGGCATCTCCGCAGCGGCTCAGCTGACCGAGGAGAACATCGCGCCCGTCGTGCTGCTCACCGCCTTTAGCCAGAAGGAGCTCGTCGAACGAGCTACCGAGGCCGGCGCGCTCGCCTATGTCGTGAAGCCGTTTACGCAGAACGACCTGCTCCCGGCGATCGAGATCGCACTTGCCCGCCACCAGCAGATCATCGCGCTCGAGAACGAGGTCGCCGACCTTAGCGAGCGCTTCGAGACCCGCAAGCTCGTTGATCGCGCGAAGGGCCTGCTGACCGACAAGATGGGTCTGAGCGAGCCCGAGGCGTTCCGCTGGATCCAGAAGGCGTCGATGAACCGCCGCCTGACGATGCACGAGGTCGCCCAGGCCGTCATCGACCAGCTCGCTCCTCCCAAGAAGAAGCCAGCGAAGGCCGACGACTAACCCGAGCGCAGCCTGCGCCTGCGCTAGCGGCGAGTGCGGATCATATTCGTGATCCGCACCGTCGAACAGCGCTTACCCGCCTCATTGGCGATCACGATCTCGTGCACCGTGAGGCTTCGCCCAAGATGAAGGGCACGGCATTCCGCCGTGACCCAGCCGCGCGTAGCCGATGCCGTGTGGGTCGCATTGATATCGATCCCCACGGCAGAATTGTTTTTCCCGCCGGTGAGCGTCGCCGCGTGAAGGGCTGCGGATACAGACCCGAGGCTCTCGCCGAGCACGCAGTATGCGCCGCCGTGTAGGAACCCGTAAGGCTGCTCGTTTCCGGCTACTGGCATTACGGCCACCGACCGTTCCGGCGACAGCTCGATGAAGAGCACACCCATCTTGGCGCCGAGGTTACCCGCGCCATTACCGTGCGTGACGGTTTCCTGATCAGGCACGACCAACCCGTTAATCACGAGAGGCTCGGCGGGCTCATGCTGGGCGGTGTTGGACGTCATCGTCTGTGGTTCCTCCTGGTGCGTGGCCGGTGCGCATCCTTTCGATGCACACGCAGTGGTGAGTGACCCCGCGTAGGCTAGCGGGGTGACTGAGAATCAGCCAAAGCCTACCCTCATGGTCATTGATGGCCACTCGCTTGCGTTCCGAGCCTTTTTCGCGCTGCCCACGGACAGTTTCGTGAACTCGGAGGGACAGCACACGAACGGAATCCACGGATTCATTTCGATGCTGCTGAGCCTGTTGCGCGACCACAACCCAAGCCACATCGCCGTGGCATTTGACGCGGGCGCGAAGTCTTTCCGCAACCGCGAATACGAGGACTACAAGGGCGGCCGCGACGAAACCCCGCCCGAGTTCAAGGGGCAGATCGAGCTGCTGCAGGAATCGCTCACTGCGATGGGCATCACCTGGATGCAGAAGGACGACTACGAGGCCGACGACATCCTCGCGACCCTCGCCGCCGAGGGCGAGCGCGATGGCTACGACGTGCTGGTGGTGTCGGGCGACCGGGATGCCATCCAACTCGTCAATGACGAGACGACGCTCCTCTACCCGTCGGTGCAGGGTGTCTCGAAGCTGACCCACTACACGCCCGAGACCGTGCACGAAAAGTACGGCGTGTACCCGCAGCAGTACCCCGACCTCGCCGCGATGGTGGGTGAGAAGGCCGATAACCTCCCGGGTATTCCGAAGGTGGGCCCGAAGACGGCGGCGAAGTGGATTGACAAGTACGGTTCGCTCGACGGAGTCCTTGAGCACGAGGACGAGCTCACCGGCAAGGTCGGCGAATCCTTCCGCGAGAACCGCGAGAACGCGATCCGCAACCGCAAACTGAACCGCCTCCTCACCGATGTGGATCTTCCCTATGAGCCCGATGACCTCACGATTCGGCCGATCGATGTGGATGCGGTCCGCGACGTCTTCACGCGCCTCCAGTTCCGGACCCTGCAGGACCGCGTCTTGAAGCTCGCAAGCGAGCGCGACGGCGCCGTCGTGACCACTGACACGTCGAGTGTGCTCGACGACGTCAAGATTCTGGATTCGCTCGCCGGCGGCGACTTGAAGTCGTGGCTCGATCAGGCCGTGGTGGATGCGCCGGAAGGTCTCGGTCTCTCGCTGCAGTTCGTGGAAGGCGAGTTTTCCGAGGCGGGCGTGGCATCGAAATCGGAGGCCGTTCGGGTCGTCGCGGGGGATGACGCGCAGCCATTCCTCGACTGGCTCGCGGGCGAGACCCCGAAGATCACCTTCGAGGGCAAGGAGCTCTACAAGCAGGCGATGCGCGCCGGTGTCGGCTTCGGAGGCGAGATTCTCGACGGCAAGCTCGCCGCGTTCCTCGTTAACCCGACGGGCGTGCCGAAGCGGTTGTCCGAACTCGTGCAGCAGTATCTTGGCGAGACACTTCCCGAGGCAGACCCGAACCAGCTCGTGTCGCTCGAGGACGAGCAAACCAACTTCACCGCATCCGACGCGTGGTTCACTAAGCGCGCGACTGAGGCGGCTTCCGGTCGCCTGCCGGATGTGACGAAGCCCGTCTTCTCCGACATCGAGACGCCGCTACTGCGCATCCTCGGAGACATGGAGCACACGGGTATCGCGACCGATCGCGACCTGCTCAAGGAACTGTCGACCGCCCAGGGCGAGCAGATCGCCAAGTACGAGACCGAGGCGTTCGACGCAGTCGGCGGCGAGCGGTTCAACCTCGGCTCGCCGAAGCAGTTGCAGACGGTGCTGTTCGACCAGCTCGACATGCCGAAGACTCGCCGCACGAAGACGGGGTATTCGACCGACGCGCAGGCGCTCGAGGAGCTCGAGCAAAAGAACCCGCATCCGTTCCTCGGCGCGCTGCGTCACCACCGCGACGCGACCAAGCTCAAGCAGATCATGGACTCGCTGATCAAGGCGATTACCCCTGACGAGCGCATCCACACTACGTATCAGCAGACCGCGGCGGCGACGGGCAGACTCGCGTCGACCGACCCGAACCTGCAGAACATCCCGATCCGCTCCCCAGAGGGGCAGCGCATCCGCGAGGCGTTCGTCACGCACGGCGACTACGTCGAACTGCTCACCGCCGACTACTCGCAGATCGAGATGCGCATCATGGCGCACCTGTCGGGTGACGAATCGCTGATCGACGCGTTCAACCGTCACGAGGACACGCACCGCTTCGTCGGTTCGCAGGTCTTCGGCGTCGAGCCCGAGGATGTGACGCCCGAGATGCGCACGAAGGTCAAGGCAATGTCCTACGGCCTCGTCTACGGGCTGTCGGCGTTCGGCCTCTCGAAGCAGCTCGGCATCTCGCAGGGCGAGGCGAAGGACCTCATGACGCAGTACTTCGAGCGCTTCGGCAAGGTGCGCGATTACCTTCGCGACTCGGTCGCGAGGGCCAAAGAAGACGGCTACACGGAGACGATCTTTGGGCGCCGCCGGCCGTTCCCCGATCTCAACTCAACGAACCGCGTCGCCCGGCAGAATGCCGAGCGTGCGGCGCTTAATGCGCCGATTCAGGGGTCGGCTGCGGACATCATCAAGCTCGCGATGATCAAGGTCGACGACAGGATGCGCGAGGCTGAGATGCGGTCGCGGATGCTGCTCCAGGTGCACGACGAACTCGTGTTCGAGGTCGTCGACGGCGAGTTCGATGACCTCGAAACGCTGGTGCGCGACGCAATGGCGAACGCGGCCGATCTCTCGGTGCCGCTCGACGTTTCTGTCGGTCGCGGCGCGAACTGGCAAACGGCCGGGCACTAACCGCAGCCCGCGAGACGGCGCGCCTGGAGTTGCGGGCCACACAAGGGGAGACCTGCCACCGCGTTAGGTACGGTGGCAGGTCTTTCGCAAGTCCATGACATTGAATGGCCCGTACGCGATCGTTCGCGTAGTTGAAATCCACGACAAAGACGTCTGAGGGAGCACAATGACTGTGTATGCAAACCCCGGCACCGATGGTGCCATCATGAACTATCGCTCGCGCTACGAGCACTACATCGGTGGTGGGTGGGTCGCCCCCGTCAAGGGGGAGTATTTCGAGAACGTCACCCCGATCACCGGTCAGGTCTATTGCGAGGTTGGCCGCGGCACTGCCGAGGACATCGAGGCCGCACTCGACGCTGCCCACGCGGCGAAGGAATCTTGGGGCAAGACCTCGGTAGCCGAGCGTGCGATCATCCTGAACAAGATCGCCGACCGGATGGAGGAGAACCTCGAAAAGATCGCCGTCGCCGAGACCTGGGAAAACGGCAAGGCCGTCCGCGAGACGCTCGCCGCCGACATCCCGCTCGCGATCGATCACTTCCGCTACTTCGCTGGCGTGATCCGTGCGCAGGAAGGCACGCTGTCGCAGCTCGATGAGAATACGACGGCGTATCACTTCCATGAGCCGCTCGGCGTCGTGGGCCAGATCATCCCGTGGAACTTCCCGATCCTCATGGCCACGTGGAAGCTCGCGCCGGCCCTCGCCGCCGGTAACTGTGTGGTGCTGAAGCCCGCGGAGCAGACGCCCGCATCCATCCTGTATCTCTTCGAACTCATCGGCGACTTGCTTCCGGCTGGTGTCGTCAACATCGTCAACGGCTTCGGTGTGGAGTGTGGCAAGCCGCTCGCGTCGAACCCGCGCATCGCTAAGATCGCGTTCACCGGCGAGACGACGACGGGCCGCCTCATCATGCAGTACGCCTCGCAGAACATCATTCCCGTCACGCTCGAGCTCGGCGGCAAGTCACCGAATATCTTCTTCGAAGACGTGATGATGCACGACGACGCGTACTGGAACAAGGCCCAGGAGGGCTTCGCGATGTTCGCCCTCAACCAGGGAGAGGTGTGCACGTGCCCGTCACGGTCACTCGTGCAGGCATCGATCTACGACGACTTCATGGATGCGGTCACCGAGCGCACGAAGCGCGTCAAGCAGGGCAACCCGCTCGACACCGAGACGATGATTGGCGCCCAAGCCTCCAACGATCAGCTCGAGAAGATTCTGAGCTATATCGACATCGGCAAGCAGGAGGGCGCGAACGTTCGCCTCGGCGGCTCACGCGCGGAGCTCGGCGGCGAACTCGAAGGCGGCTACTACGTGAACCCGACCATCTTCGAGGGCCAGAACAAAATGCGGATCTTCCAGGAGGAGATCTTCGGACCGGTCGTGTCGGTTGCGAGGTTCACCGATTTCGACGATGCAATCAGCCAGGCCAATGACACGCTCTACGGGCTCGGCGCCGGCGTGTGGTCCCGACTGCAGAACACCGCGTATCGCGCGGGCCGCGCAATCCAGGCGGGCCGCGTATGGGTGAATCAGTACCACACGTATCCCGCGCACTCCGCATTCGGTGGCTACAAGTCCTCGGGTATCGGTCGTGAGAACCACCTCATGATGCTCGAGCACTACCAGAACACGAAGAACCTTCTCGTCAGTTACGACGAGAACCCCGCGGGATTTTACCTGTAGAAGGCTCGCGAGCGCGGTGGATGCGTCGGGTCGCGACGCGATTGCGGGTCGCGACCCGACGCATCCACCGCCAAACCGAAGGAAAACCAATGGTTGAAATAGACAATGCGATGCCCCAGTCGGTAATCGAATCGCGGGCGGCAATCGAGGGGGAGATCAAATCGCGCGTCGCGCTGACTGCCGGCGCGGTGGAGCTCCTGCAAGAACTTGCTGAACGCAATGGCCCGCTCATGTTCCACCAGTCGGGCGGTTGCTGTGACGGCTCTTCGCCGATGTGTTACCCCGCGGGGGAGTTCCTGACGGGTGGCGCGGATGTGCTGCTCGGAACGTTCACGCTGCCGGGCCGAGGCGAGACCGCGGCGAGCGAGCTGGAGTTCTGGATGTCCAAGGAACAGTTCGAGTACTGGCGCCACACGCGACTGCTCGTCGACGTCGTTCCAGGGCGCGGTTCGGGGTTCTCGCTCGAGGGCCCAACGGGGAAGCGATTCCTGATACGTTCGACGCTCATGTCAGATGACGAGGTGCTTTAGCGAAAACGGCACGCTCGACCTAGACAATAGTCAGTGAACTGCCAGGTGAAATGGAGTTCTCATAACTTTTCGGGTAGGGTGGTGACGCACTCTTGTGCGCATTAACTATCCGTATTCCTGGCTAGTGTGCTCCGTCGTTATTCGTCTCGAGCCATTGGCTGGGCCGATTATCCATCCAGCTGGAGCACTAACTACATGACGAACATCACGACCGATTCGGCAACAAAGCAGATCGCCGTCAACGACATCGGCACTGCAGAGGACTTCCTCGCCGCGGTCGAAGAGACGATGAAGTATTTCAACGACGGTGACCTCATCACCGGTACCGTCGTTCGCATCGACCGCGACGAGGTGCTCCTCGACGTAGGTTACAAGACCGAGGGTGTTGTTCCCTCGCGCGAACTCTCTATCAAGCACGACGTCGACCCCAACGAAGTTGTTGAGATCGGCGACGAGGTTGAGGCACTTGTCATCCAGAAGGAAGACAAGGAAGGCCGCCTTCTGCTGTCGAAGAAGCGTGCGCAGTACGAGCGCGCTTGGGGCGATGTGGAGAAGGTCAAGGAAGAGGACGGCGTCGTTACCGGTACCGTCATCGAGGTTGTCAAGGGTGGTCTCATTGTTGACATCGGGCTCCGTGGCTTCCTCCCCGCATCGCTCATCGAGTTGCGTCGCGTTCGCGACCTGACCCCGTACCTGGGTCAGGAGATCGAGGCGAAGATTCTCGAGCTCGACAAGAACCGCAACAACGTCGTGCTCTCGCGCCGTGCGCTCCTCGAACAGACCCAGTCGGAGACCCGCGCAAACTTCCTCAACGACCTCCAGAAGGGTCAGGTTCGGAAGGGTGTCGTTTCGTCGATCGTCAACTTCGGTGCGTTCGTCGACCTCGGCGGCGTTGACGGCCTCGTCCACGTCTCGGAGCTCAGCTGGAAGCACATCGACCACGCCTCCGAGGTTGTCGAGGTTGGCCAGGAAGTTACCGTCGAGGTGCTCGAGGTAGACCTGGACCGCGAGCGCGTTTCGCTCTCGCTCAAGGCAACGCAGGAAGACCCGTGGCAGGTGCTCGCACGCACCCACGCGATCGGTCAGATCGTCCTGGGCAAGGTCACCAAGCTCGTTCCGTTCGGTGCGTTCGTTCGCGTCGTCGACGGCATCGAGGGCCTCGTGCACATCTCGGAGCTCTCGCACCAGCACATCGAGACCGCCGACCAGGTTGTCTCGGTGAACCAGGAGCTCTTCGTCAAGATCATCGACATCGACCTCGAGCGTCGCCGCATCTCGCTCTCGCTGAAGCAGGCGAACGAGGGCGTCGACCCCGATGGCACCGACTTCGACCCCGCCACCTACGGCATGCTCGCCGAGTACGACGAGCAGGGCAACTACAAGTACCCCGAAGGCTTCAACCCGGACACCAACGAGTGGATGGAAGGCTTCGAAGCACAGCGCGAGGCATGGGAGCAGGAGTACGCCCAGGCTCAGACCCGTTGGGAAGCACACAAGGAGCAGGTCCGCACGACCCTCGAGGCCGAGGCGAACGCCCCGGTCGAGGAGACTTCGGCAGCTTCGGGCGCATCGAGCTTCTCGAGCGAGTCGAACGACTCGAGCGGTACCCTCGCTGACGATGAGGCTCTCGCGGCACTGCGCGAGAAGCTCTCGGGCAACTAAGCGAAGCGCGTAGCGCGAATTACGGCGACGGCCGCGTTGGGAGAATCCCGACGCGGCCGTCGCCGTTTCCCATGCTGCGACACGTGCGGACATCCAGCCATCTGCGCGTAGAGGT
This DNA window, taken from Gulosibacter molinativorax, encodes the following:
- a CDS encoding ANTAR domain-containing response regulator — its product is MTENESSTAPRRVVVAEDESLIRIDIVETLRDNGFEVVGEAGDGETAVALARELRPDLVVMDVKMPKLDGISAAAQLTEENIAPVVLLTAFSQKELVERATEAGALAYVVKPFTQNDLLPAIEIALARHQQIIALENEVADLSERFETRKLVDRAKGLLTDKMGLSEPEAFRWIQKASMNRRLTMHEVAQAVIDQLAPPKKKPAKADD
- a CDS encoding PaaI family thioesterase; this encodes MTSNTAQHEPAEPLVINGLVVPDQETVTHGNGAGNLGAKMGVLFIELSPERSVAVMPVAGNEQPYGFLHGGAYCVLGESLGSVSAALHAATLTGGKNNSAVGIDINATHTASATRGWVTAECRALHLGRSLTVHEIVIANEAGKRCSTVRITNMIRTRR
- the polA gene encoding DNA polymerase I, with translation MVIDGHSLAFRAFFALPTDSFVNSEGQHTNGIHGFISMLLSLLRDHNPSHIAVAFDAGAKSFRNREYEDYKGGRDETPPEFKGQIELLQESLTAMGITWMQKDDYEADDILATLAAEGERDGYDVLVVSGDRDAIQLVNDETTLLYPSVQGVSKLTHYTPETVHEKYGVYPQQYPDLAAMVGEKADNLPGIPKVGPKTAAKWIDKYGSLDGVLEHEDELTGKVGESFRENRENAIRNRKLNRLLTDVDLPYEPDDLTIRPIDVDAVRDVFTRLQFRTLQDRVLKLASERDGAVVTTDTSSVLDDVKILDSLAGGDLKSWLDQAVVDAPEGLGLSLQFVEGEFSEAGVASKSEAVRVVAGDDAQPFLDWLAGETPKITFEGKELYKQAMRAGVGFGGEILDGKLAAFLVNPTGVPKRLSELVQQYLGETLPEADPNQLVSLEDEQTNFTASDAWFTKRATEAASGRLPDVTKPVFSDIETPLLRILGDMEHTGIATDRDLLKELSTAQGEQIAKYETEAFDAVGGERFNLGSPKQLQTVLFDQLDMPKTRRTKTGYSTDAQALEELEQKNPHPFLGALRHHRDATKLKQIMDSLIKAITPDERIHTTYQQTAAATGRLASTDPNLQNIPIRSPEGQRIREAFVTHGDYVELLTADYSQIEMRIMAHLSGDESLIDAFNRHEDTHRFVGSQVFGVEPEDVTPEMRTKVKAMSYGLVYGLSAFGLSKQLGISQGEAKDLMTQYFERFGKVRDYLRDSVARAKEDGYTETIFGRRRPFPDLNSTNRVARQNAERAALNAPIQGSAADIIKLAMIKVDDRMREAEMRSRMLLQVHDELVFEVVDGEFDDLETLVRDAMANAADLSVPLDVSVGRGANWQTAGH
- the exaC gene encoding acetaldehyde dehydrogenase ExaC, whose amino-acid sequence is MTVYANPGTDGAIMNYRSRYEHYIGGGWVAPVKGEYFENVTPITGQVYCEVGRGTAEDIEAALDAAHAAKESWGKTSVAERAIILNKIADRMEENLEKIAVAETWENGKAVRETLAADIPLAIDHFRYFAGVIRAQEGTLSQLDENTTAYHFHEPLGVVGQIIPWNFPILMATWKLAPALAAGNCVVLKPAEQTPASILYLFELIGDLLPAGVVNIVNGFGVECGKPLASNPRIAKIAFTGETTTGRLIMQYASQNIIPVTLELGGKSPNIFFEDVMMHDDAYWNKAQEGFAMFALNQGEVCTCPSRSLVQASIYDDFMDAVTERTKRVKQGNPLDTETMIGAQASNDQLEKILSYIDIGKQEGANVRLGGSRAELGGELEGGYYVNPTIFEGQNKMRIFQEEIFGPVVSVARFTDFDDAISQANDTLYGLGAGVWSRLQNTAYRAGRAIQAGRVWVNQYHTYPAHSAFGGYKSSGIGRENHLMMLEHYQNTKNLLVSYDENPAGFYL
- a CDS encoding DUF779 domain-containing protein, whose product is MVEIDNAMPQSVIESRAAIEGEIKSRVALTAGAVELLQELAERNGPLMFHQSGGCCDGSSPMCYPAGEFLTGGADVLLGTFTLPGRGETAASELEFWMSKEQFEYWRHTRLLVDVVPGRGSGFSLEGPTGKRFLIRSTLMSDDEVL